The DNA segment TTACAAATAAAACCAGCCATAAAAGCGTCTCCGCTGCCGGTTACATCAACGACATTTTTGACAGGGAAGGCGGGAATCAATTTCGCTGCGCGAGCGCCGTTTTTTTGCCATGCAAGAATTGATCCTTTTGAGCCGAGCGTGATATTTACAATTTTCAAACGTTCGCGTATAAGCGTCCTGGCAAATTCAGAAATTTCAACTATCGACGGCGAGTCATTTCGCATCAGATTAGCTGCCTCTTTTTCATTCAACTGGAGCACATCGACTTCGGAGACCCATTTTTTCCAATCGTCGCGATAGTGGTAAAATCTTTTCCCGTCTTCGGCAATGCCCAGCGACAAGCTGTGAAAATCCATGAAAATCGGAACTTCTATTCGCCGGCAAAATTGAACAAACGTTGTCAGCGACATTTCTTTTCCGGTGATAAAATTCACCAGATAACCATCCATATTTTTCGGCGCTAACAATTGTTCCAATTTCAACGGCGGCATGAGATTGCTGATGTATTCATCCCGTTGTTCTCTGTCTCGATAAACAAGCCGCACCGCGGTATTTTTTTGCTTAATTTTATAAATAAAATCAGTTCCAATTTTCCCCAGCGCAGTGAGTTCCGCGATGACCTGATCAAAGATATCATCGCCCAAATTGCAGACCGGAAAAATTTTGTCACTTTGATCCATCACGTGCCGTAGCATGAGGATAGTGTAAAAAATTCCGCCCAGTCCTCGCCCTTCACTGCGGTCAAGGTAAATTGTATGATCGTTATTAATCGTTCCGATGACACAAAAATTCATGAAATTTTCAAGAAAAGTTAAACTTTTGCTCTGACAATTTGTTTCCTGAATTCTGTTCCGAGTTTCGAGTTGTGAGTTATAAATTACAGATTGTTGGTTTTACTTTTTGCTATTAGTTTTAGAGCCCTTCAAGCTTATCTCAAAATTTTCAACTAATAACTACAACATCGGGATTACTTTTCTCTACTCAAAACTCAGAGCTACAAACCCGAAGCAAAAACTTTATTGATACGGATAAAAAATATAAAAGATCAACGAAATTCCGCCCAGAACCCAGGCGCCGGCTTTGACTTCAGAGGCACGGCCTGAAAGCAATTTT comes from the Calditrichota bacterium genome and includes:
- a CDS encoding carbohydrate kinase family protein; amino-acid sequence: MNFCVIGTINNDHTIYLDRSEGRGLGGIFYTILMLRHVMDQSDKIFPVCNLGDDIFDQVIAELTALGKIGTDFIYKIKQKNTAVRLVYRDREQRDEYISNLMPPLKLEQLLAPKNMDGYLVNFITGKEMSLTTFVQFCRRIEVPIFMDFHSLSLGIAEDGKRFYHYRDDWKKWVSEVDVLQLNEKEAANLMRNDSPSIVEISEFARTLIRERLKIVNITLGSKGSILAWQKNGARAAKLIPAFPVKNVVDVTGSGDAFMAGFICKFMKSNDPEKAAEFANRVAGLKCTRKGAEGIRELATDAM